The following proteins are co-located in the Bacteroidales bacterium genome:
- the cysD gene encoding sulfate adenylyltransferase subunit CysD, protein MKNHIQISDEHLKELENEAIFVMREVAAQFENKVLLFSGGKDSIVLVHLARKAFWPAKIPFSLMHIDTGHNFEETLKFRDDLAAEFGAELIVKKVQDSIDNGRVTEEQGINASRNKAQSVTLLDAIEELKIDVAIGGGRRDEEKARAKERFFSHRNEFGQWDPKNQRPELWNIFNGRKHMGEHFRVFPISNWTELDVWQYILNENIKLPELYYTHKRKIFERNGTYLAWAPFMQLKPNEKVFETDVRCRTIGDITCTGVTLSKADTLEEIIAEIAATRVTERGGRYDDKRSEAAMEDRKKEGYF, encoded by the coding sequence ATGAAAAATCATATACAAATCAGCGATGAACATCTGAAGGAACTCGAGAATGAAGCCATTTTCGTTATGAGGGAGGTCGCTGCACAATTCGAGAACAAAGTGCTTCTTTTCTCAGGCGGAAAAGACTCGATCGTACTTGTTCATCTGGCAAGGAAAGCTTTCTGGCCTGCAAAAATTCCATTCAGTCTGATGCATATCGATACAGGTCATAATTTTGAGGAAACATTAAAATTCCGCGATGACCTTGCAGCTGAGTTCGGCGCTGAACTCATTGTTAAGAAAGTTCAGGATTCCATTGATAATGGCAGAGTTACTGAAGAACAGGGCATAAATGCAAGCCGTAATAAAGCACAATCAGTTACTCTGCTTGATGCTATTGAAGAGCTTAAAATCGACGTTGCAATTGGCGGAGGCCGTCGTGATGAAGAAAAAGCAAGGGCAAAAGAACGTTTCTTTTCACACAGAAACGAGTTTGGCCAGTGGGACCCGAAAAATCAGCGTCCCGAATTATGGAATATCTTCAACGGAAGAAAACATATGGGAGAACACTTCAGGGTGTTCCCTATAAGCAACTGGACAGAACTTGACGTATGGCAATATATTCTGAATGAGAACATTAAACTTCCTGAACTTTACTACACTCATAAACGCAAGATCTTCGAACGCAACGGGACATATCTTGCCTGGGCGCCTTTTATGCAGCTCAAACCAAACGAAAAAGTCTTTGAGACAGATGTAAGGTGCCGTACTATCGGTGACATAACCTGTACTGGCGTAACTCTTTCTAAAGCAGACACTCTTGAAGAGATCATTGCGGAGATAGCTGCCACCAGGGTAACAGAAAGAGGCGGCAGATATGACGATAAAAGGTCGGAGGCTGCTATGGAGGATAGGAAGAAGGAAGGGTACTTTTAA
- a CDS encoding GTP-binding protein has protein sequence MTINGKSKYKSLLRFTTAGSVDDGKSTLIGRLLYDSKSIFEDQMEHIVASGKRLGREELDLSLLTDGLRAEREQGITIDVAYRYFATPVRKFIIADTPGHIQYTRNMVTGASTADLAVLLIDARKGVLEQTIRHSYIASLLDIRHIIFCINKMDMVNWSEEVFSGIQKELSHLVRKLNIHDAHYIPISAKYGDNVVDRSENLTWYKGKTFLNLIETIEIEKDKNSDTPRFPVQTIIRPHTAEFHDYRGYAGRVAGGVFRPGDEVTVLPSMHKSKIKSIDVLGKTLSESIAGDSIAISLEDQIDISRGDMLVSNNDIPVISQDINLMICWFNERPMKVGGKYLVRINSNEAGCIIKSVSYRMNINTLEQDIENRCVNMNDIAQITIRTSKPLFFDSYRKNNITGSMIFVDEGTNETVAAGMIV, from the coding sequence ATGACAATCAACGGTAAAAGCAAATATAAAAGTCTTCTGAGGTTTACAACTGCAGGCAGCGTGGATGACGGGAAGAGTACACTCATTGGAAGATTACTCTACGACAGCAAATCGATATTTGAAGATCAGATGGAGCACATTGTTGCTTCGGGAAAGAGACTTGGCAGGGAAGAGCTTGATTTGTCGCTGCTAACCGACGGACTAAGGGCTGAACGTGAACAGGGCATAACAATAGATGTAGCCTACAGATATTTTGCAACACCTGTCAGAAAGTTCATTATTGCCGATACTCCGGGTCACATTCAGTATACACGTAACATGGTAACCGGGGCAAGTACTGCAGATCTTGCGGTCCTTTTGATTGATGCCAGAAAGGGTGTTCTTGAACAGACTATCAGACATTCATACATTGCCTCTCTGCTTGATATCAGGCACATAATTTTCTGTATCAACAAGATGGACATGGTAAACTGGTCAGAGGAAGTTTTTTCCGGCATACAGAAAGAACTATCACATCTTGTCAGAAAACTAAACATCCACGACGCACATTATATTCCGATAAGTGCAAAATATGGCGATAATGTTGTTGACAGATCAGAAAACCTTACTTGGTACAAGGGAAAGACTTTTCTCAATCTGATAGAAACAATCGAAATAGAAAAAGACAAGAACTCTGATACCCCAAGATTCCCTGTGCAGACTATAATTCGTCCGCATACAGCTGAATTTCATGACTACAGAGGTTATGCAGGACGTGTTGCAGGCGGAGTATTCAGACCTGGAGATGAAGTAACAGTATTACCATCGATGCATAAATCAAAAATAAAAAGTATTGATGTGCTCGGGAAAACACTCTCCGAGAGTATTGCCGGCGATTCAATTGCGATTTCACTCGAAGATCAGATCGATATCAGTCGTGGCGACATGCTCGTTTCAAATAATGATATACCAGTGATCAGTCAGGATATTAATCTGATGATATGCTGGTTTAATGAGCGTCCGATGAAAGTCGGAGGCAAATACCTCGTACGGATCAACAGCAACGAGGCCGGATGTATTATTAAATCCGTCAGCTACAGAATGAATATTAATACACTTGAGCAGGATATCGAAAACCGATGTGTCAACATGAACGATATTGCACAGATTACAATAAGAACTTCAAAACCACTCTTTTTTGACAGTTACCGTAAAAACAATATCACCGGCAGTATGATATTTGTTGATGAAGGAACAAATGAAACTGTTGCCGCAGGTATGATTGTCTGA
- a CDS encoding cystathionine gamma-synthase — translation MKFETKAIWIGQEADEATGATIVPIYQTSTFTQEEVNKHKGYEYSRVANPTRSALDKCIAALEEGKYGLTFSSGLAAEHAIFTILRPGDHVIVPEDMYGGTYRLIKEFLEPINITFTFTDFTDLKAIKAAFQPSTKMVWIETPTNPTLKIFDIKEISLLSHKNKAISVVDNTFASPYFQKPLLLGADIVVHSTTKYINGHSDIIGGAVILNNEELYKKILLAQKSIGAVPSPFDSWLILRGLKTLAIRMQQHEKNAFEVAKYLEKHPNVEKVFFPGFESHPGHDIAKKQMSGYGGVVSFRIKGGLKEANAFFRKLKIFQLADSLGGVESLANYSAMMTHDYFPAELRKKIGVTDNLIRLSVGIEHIDDLLDDLKKALKV, via the coding sequence ATGAAATTTGAGACTAAAGCTATCTGGATCGGACAGGAAGCTGATGAAGCTACAGGGGCAACAATAGTTCCTATCTATCAGACATCAACTTTTACACAGGAGGAGGTAAACAAGCACAAAGGATATGAGTATTCACGGGTTGCAAATCCGACCCGGTCTGCCCTCGATAAGTGCATTGCAGCACTTGAGGAAGGCAAATATGGACTGACTTTTTCATCCGGACTGGCAGCGGAGCATGCGATATTCACAATACTCCGACCCGGTGATCATGTAATTGTTCCTGAAGACATGTACGGGGGGACATACAGATTGATTAAAGAATTTCTGGAACCAATAAACATAACCTTCACATTTACTGATTTTACTGATCTGAAAGCAATTAAAGCTGCTTTTCAGCCTTCAACAAAAATGGTCTGGATCGAAACACCTACAAACCCTACTCTGAAGATCTTTGATATTAAGGAGATTTCATTGCTCAGCCATAAGAATAAGGCAATTTCTGTTGTTGACAATACGTTTGCTTCACCATATTTTCAGAAGCCGCTGCTTCTCGGTGCAGATATTGTTGTTCACAGTACAACCAAATATATAAACGGTCATTCTGATATCATAGGAGGAGCAGTAATATTGAATAATGAAGAGCTTTACAAAAAGATACTTCTGGCTCAGAAATCAATCGGTGCAGTTCCCTCGCCTTTCGATTCCTGGCTTATTCTCAGAGGATTGAAAACGCTTGCAATAAGGATGCAGCAGCATGAGAAGAATGCTTTTGAGGTGGCAAAGTATCTTGAAAAACACCCTAATGTTGAAAAAGTATTTTTCCCGGGTTTTGAAAGCCATCCCGGTCATGATATAGCGAAGAAGCAGATGTCGGGCTATGGAGGAGTTGTCTCGTTCAGGATCAAAGGCGGACTTAAGGAAGCCAACGCTTTTTTCAGAAAACTGAAAATATTTCAGCTTGCCGATAGTCTGGGAGGTGTTGAATCACTGGCGAACTATTCTGCCATGATGACCCACGATTATTTCCCGGCTGAGCTAAGAAAAAAGATAGGGGTCACTGATAACCTGATTCGTCTTTCTGTCGGGATTGAACATATTGACGACTTACTTGATGACCTTAAAAAAGCACTTAAAGTATAA
- a CDS encoding serine acetyltransferase, with protein MTLKKHLKYKKVNIPDKKGVEIAVKKVFKILFPNNEKLTGNELDLSGSSVREQLNNVFNTVTPQNEDLTQNFIDRLPSIKRLLIEDARFILESDPAAKSLIEVIAIYPGFFAIYCYRIAHSIDQLSVPLLPRMITEYAHKTTGIDIHPGATIGSPFSIDHGTGIVIGETAIIGNYVKLYQGVTLGALSVDKSKASKKRHPTIEDNVILYAGCTILGGTTTVGRNSIIGGNVWLTESIAPFSVVYHKSEIVVRDQNNYHEPLNFII; from the coding sequence ATGACCTTAAAAAAGCACTTAAAGTATAAGAAAGTGAATATACCGGATAAAAAAGGTGTAGAGATTGCTGTCAAAAAGGTCTTTAAAATATTGTTCCCGAATAATGAAAAACTTACAGGTAACGAGTTAGATCTTTCAGGCAGCTCTGTAAGAGAACAACTTAATAATGTATTTAATACAGTTACTCCTCAGAACGAAGATCTCACTCAAAACTTTATTGACAGACTTCCTTCAATTAAGAGATTGCTTATCGAAGATGCACGTTTCATTCTGGAATCAGATCCTGCAGCTAAAAGTCTGATTGAAGTAATTGCTATATATCCGGGATTCTTCGCAATATACTGTTACCGCATAGCCCATTCAATTGATCAGCTTTCAGTTCCGCTCCTGCCCAGGATGATAACAGAATATGCCCATAAAACAACGGGCATTGACATTCACCCGGGAGCAACGATTGGAAGCCCTTTTTCAATCGACCATGGAACCGGCATAGTTATCGGTGAGACGGCAATCATTGGCAACTATGTGAAACTCTACCAGGGAGTTACGCTTGGTGCACTTAGCGTAGATAAAAGTAAAGCATCGAAGAAGAGGCATCCGACAATTGAAGACAATGTAATTCTGTATGCCGGCTGCACAATACTTGGAGGGACAACCACTGTTGGCAGAAACAGCATTATAGGAGGCAATGTGTGGCTTACAGAAAGCATTGCTCCCTTCTCAGTTGTTTATCATAAAAGTGAAATAGTTGTGAGGGATCAGAATAATTACCACGAGCCCCTGAATTTTATAATTTAA
- the cysK gene encoding cysteine synthase A yields the protein MRANSILETIGNTPHLKINRLFGSEHSVWIKLEKINPGASIKDRIALSMIDDAEKRGILKPTSVIIEPTSGNTGIGLAIVAAVKGYKLILVMPESMSLERRKIMSSYGAEFVLTPREKGMKGAIERARELVNETPDSWMPMQFDNPANAEIHRKTTALEIINDFPDGIDYLITGVGTGGHITGCAEALKKQFPKLRVFAVEPELSPVLSGGAPGPHPIQGIGAGFVPSILNTKILDGIIKVSKEEAYNFARRAAKEEGLFIGISSGASLAAVDQKLKEIPKGSTILTFAYDTGERYLSTEGLF from the coding sequence ATGAGAGCAAACTCAATTCTTGAGACTATAGGAAATACACCGCATTTGAAAATAAACAGGTTGTTTGGAAGTGAACATTCTGTATGGATCAAACTTGAAAAGATAAACCCCGGGGCCAGTATTAAAGACCGTATTGCACTCTCAATGATTGATGATGCAGAAAAAAGAGGTATCCTCAAACCAACGAGTGTAATAATTGAACCGACCTCCGGCAACACCGGAATAGGCCTTGCAATAGTTGCAGCAGTAAAAGGCTACAAACTTATCCTCGTTATGCCTGAATCGATGTCGCTTGAGCGCAGGAAAATAATGAGCTCCTACGGAGCTGAATTTGTACTTACTCCGAGGGAAAAAGGAATGAAAGGTGCTATAGAAAGAGCCCGTGAACTTGTTAATGAAACACCTGATTCATGGATGCCTATGCAGTTTGATAATCCGGCAAATGCCGAAATTCACAGGAAAACCACTGCCCTTGAAATAATAAATGATTTCCCTGACGGTATTGATTATCTGATAACCGGAGTTGGAACGGGCGGACACATAACAGGTTGTGCTGAAGCTCTTAAGAAACAGTTCCCGAAACTCAGGGTATTTGCAGTAGAGCCCGAATTATCTCCTGTGCTAAGCGGGGGAGCTCCGGGTCCTCATCCTATTCAGGGAATCGGAGCCGGATTCGTGCCATCAATACTGAATACAAAAATTCTCGATGGTATTATAAAGGTAAGCAAAGAAGAGGCTTATAATTTTGCCAGGAGAGCTGCTAAAGAAGAGGGACTCTTCATCGGAATATCCTCAGGGGCATCGCTTGCAGCAGTAGATCAGAAACTTAAAGAGATACCAAAGGGATCAACAATACTCACGTTCGCATACGATACAGGAGAGAGATATTTATCCACGGAAGGGCTTTTCTGA
- the metA gene encoding homoserine O-succinyltransferase → MPITIPDNLPAITILKNENIFIMGEQRAAHQDIRPLRIALCNLMPLKIVTETDFIRVLSNSPLQIELDFFYMDKHDSKNTSKEHLNIFYKTFDQIKTNRYDGLIITGAPVENLEFEEVDYWEDLTKVLDWSKINVTNTLHICWGAQAGLYHHYGIRKFPLQQKLFGVFDHNISDHKMPLFRGFDDTFATPHSRYTENRVEDIRNHSDLVLAAWSEKAGVHVVISKNNRQIFVTGHFEYNLNTLKDEFERDRKKGLIIDLPENYYPENNPDNKPLVKWRANANLFFLNWLNYYVYQETPYDWI, encoded by the coding sequence ATGCCAATTACAATTCCTGATAATCTGCCTGCAATCACAATACTCAAAAATGAGAATATTTTCATAATGGGTGAGCAGCGTGCTGCACATCAGGATATCAGGCCTCTGCGAATTGCCCTCTGTAATCTTATGCCGCTTAAAATAGTTACGGAGACTGACTTCATAAGAGTTCTCTCAAATAGTCCGCTTCAGATTGAGCTCGACTTTTTCTATATGGATAAGCACGACTCAAAGAATACATCAAAAGAACATCTTAATATTTTCTATAAGACCTTCGATCAGATAAAAACGAACCGGTATGATGGGTTAATCATAACAGGGGCTCCTGTGGAAAACCTTGAATTTGAAGAAGTTGATTATTGGGAAGATCTGACAAAAGTGCTTGACTGGAGTAAAATAAATGTAACAAATACACTTCATATCTGCTGGGGAGCACAGGCCGGACTTTACCATCATTATGGCATAAGAAAATTCCCCTTGCAACAAAAACTTTTTGGTGTATTTGATCATAATATTTCAGATCACAAAATGCCCCTGTTCAGAGGATTTGATGACACTTTTGCAACTCCGCACTCACGCTATACTGAGAACAGAGTTGAAGATATAAGGAATCATTCTGATTTAGTGCTGGCTGCATGGTCGGAAAAAGCAGGAGTTCATGTTGTTATCTCAAAAAACAACAGACAGATTTTCGTTACCGGTCATTTTGAGTATAATCTAAATACTCTAAAAGATGAATTTGAACGGGACCGGAAAAAGGGATTAATAATTGATCTTCCTGAGAATTACTACCCTGAAAACAATCCCGATAACAAACCACTTGTCAAGTGGAGGGCCAATGCCAACCTGTTCTTCCTTAACTGGCTTAACTATTACGTCTACCAGGAAACACCATACGACTGGATTTAA
- the dinB gene encoding DNA polymerase IV, whose translation MDAFFASVEQLDNPELKGKPVAVGGSGERSVVAAASYEARKFGVRSAMPSVIAKRLCPDLIFVKHNFERYNEVSSNVMEIFREYTDIIEPLSLDEAFLDVTNDKQNIGSATLIAKKIRCEITRKTGLTASAGISVNKFLAKIASDINKPDGLFVIKPEEAEKFIEELPVEKFFGIGKVTAQKMHQLGIHKGSDLKKWDMVSLVRNFGKAGVFFYDIVRGKDDRPVEPDQERKSVGTELTYEKDLTTSFEIIAELYKVEKELMERLEHAGTSGRTITLKVKFADFTQLTRSRTLQHYIRDFDSLHREVSALRKTLKLEGVRIRLLGVTVSNLETDDTEERQLYLFED comes from the coding sequence ATGGATGCCTTCTTCGCATCTGTTGAACAACTCGATAATCCGGAGCTAAAAGGTAAGCCGGTAGCAGTAGGCGGAAGCGGAGAGAGGAGTGTTGTAGCTGCAGCCAGTTACGAAGCCCGTAAGTTCGGAGTCAGGTCAGCTATGCCGTCCGTTATTGCGAAGCGACTCTGTCCCGATCTGATCTTTGTGAAACATAATTTTGAACGGTATAATGAAGTCTCCTCCAATGTGATGGAGATTTTCCGGGAGTATACCGACATTATTGAGCCGCTTTCACTCGATGAAGCTTTTCTCGATGTTACAAATGATAAGCAGAACATAGGATCTGCCACACTTATTGCCAAGAAGATACGATGTGAAATAACACGAAAAACCGGACTAACAGCGTCAGCAGGAATTTCAGTGAATAAGTTCCTTGCAAAAATCGCCTCCGACATAAACAAGCCTGATGGTCTATTTGTAATAAAACCGGAGGAAGCAGAAAAATTCATAGAAGAGCTGCCTGTTGAGAAATTTTTTGGGATTGGCAAGGTAACTGCCCAGAAGATGCATCAGCTTGGTATCCACAAGGGATCAGACCTTAAGAAATGGGATATGGTTTCACTTGTGAGGAACTTTGGAAAGGCAGGTGTCTTTTTCTATGATATTGTTAGGGGTAAGGACGACCGGCCCGTGGAACCTGATCAGGAGAGGAAATCGGTTGGAACAGAACTTACATATGAGAAAGATCTGACAACCAGCTTTGAAATAATTGCGGAACTATATAAGGTCGAAAAGGAACTAATGGAGAGGCTGGAACATGCAGGGACATCAGGCAGAACTATCACTCTGAAAGTTAAATTTGCTGATTTTACCCAGCTTACCAGAAGCAGAACACTTCAGCACTATATCCGCGACTTTGATTCTCTTCACAGGGAAGTATCGGCATTGCGAAAGACTCTTAAACTGGAAGGGGTGAGAATAAGGCTTCTGGGTGTGACTGTCTCTAATCTTGAGACAGATGACACTGAAGAGAGGCAGCTTTATCTGTTTGAAGATTAA